From the Nitrospinota bacterium genome, the window TTCATCAGACATCGCCAGTTCATAACTGAACGACGAGATTATCCTTGGTGAGTTGATATCTATCAGGCGGGCATTTATTATCAGGGCGTTAGTTGTCGCAACGTATGTCCCAGCAAGGATCGATTTCGCCTTGGTCTGCTTTGCAAGTTCGGAAATATTTCTTGTCAGTATCAGCTCTCCGACCGATTTTTTTATGAATAAATCCTGTGAACGCCTCACTTCCACTACATAGAATCCGTTCTTATTCATATAGTGCAGGAGCTTCTCCGCCATAAGCCTGCCGAAAACAGAACTTTTATCCAGGTCGTTCAGGTTTACAAACGTAGTAATGATAACCGGTTCACCTTTGAAATCCTTGTCCCTCAGGTTTCGGCTTAAAGCCTCTGAGAGCCTCTCTTCTCCAAAACGGTCTGGTACGAGCTTTATCTCCTTCTTCGCTCTTGCTGACAACTTT encodes:
- a CDS encoding FlgO family outer membrane protein; translation: MKKLFLLMLVVVPYMAGCASLDNLGTDQNSPKLSARAKKEIKLVPDRFGEERLSEALSRNLRDKDFKGEPVIITTFVNLNDLDKSSVFGRLMAEKLLHYMNKNGFYVVEVRRSQDLFIKKSVGELILTRNISELAKQTKAKSILAGTYVATTNALIINARLIDINSPRIISSFSYELAMSDEIENLLREIEPF